A section of the Tenrec ecaudatus isolate mTenEca1 chromosome 10, mTenEca1.hap1, whole genome shotgun sequence genome encodes:
- the CD300LF gene encoding CMRF35-like molecule 1, whose protein sequence is MRGPSAVSGPQGGSLSVECGYDAALKTYKKWWCRGAVWGSCQILVQTTGSEQKVKKDRVSIRDNHKNFTFTVTMEKLRKTDADVYWCGIERTGIDDGIRMTVSIGPAPTTVPTTTTATTNSTVPTTPEETTASAGMTNHLSDVRRKTQMLIILLPSVCAGFLLLLAVASLVAWRMTTQQKKGTSIEQPLEDDICYANLTLPRNGTSRKKGSSKSVASAGAGEVEVDCITMDPFPNEEVSYASLSMNTLDQELIYSNMCLPGAPSPLESHEEPTEYSAIKRA, encoded by the exons ATGAGGGGTCCAAGTGCAGTGAGTGGCCCGCAGGGAGGCTCACTGTCTGTGGAGTGTGGTTACGATGCAGCGTTGAAGACCTACAAGAAGTGGTGGTGTCGAGGGGCAGTTTGGGGTAGCTGCCAAATCCTTGTTCAAACCACTGGCTCAGAGCAGAAGGTGAAGAAGGACCGAGTGTCCATCAGGGACAATCATAAAAACTTCACATTCACGgtgaccatggagaagctcaggaAAACTGATGCAGATGTTTACTGGTGTGGGATCGAGAGAACGGGAATTGACGATGGGATCCGGATGACAGTCTCAATTGGCCCAG CACCAACCACAGtgccaaccaccaccaccgcgACCACCAACTCTACAGTGCCAACCACCCCAGAAGAGACCACAGCCTCCGCCGGTATGACCAACCACCTCTCCGATGTCAG GAGGAAGACCCAGATGCTCATCATCCTCCTGCCCAGCGTCTGCGCTGGCTTCCTGCTTCTCCTGGCCGTGGCCTCCCTTGTGGCTTGGAGGATGACGACacagcagaagaagg GGACATCCATAGAGCAG CCCCTGGAAGACGACATTTGCTATGCAAACCTGACCCTGCCCCGCAATGGCACCTCCAGGAAGAAAGGCTCTTCCAAGTCTGTGGCTTCTGCCGGGGCCGGCGAGGTGGAAGTGGACTGCATCACCATG GACCCTTTCCCCAACGAGGAGGTTTCCTACGCGTCTCTGTCCATGAACACCTTGGACCAGGAGCTCATCTATAGCAACATgtgcctcccgggggcccccagtCCCTTGGAGAGCCACGAGGAGCCCACGGAATACAGTGCCATCAAGAGGGCTTAG